The Paenalcaligenes faecalis genome has a window encoding:
- a CDS encoding branched-chain amino acid ABC transporter permease, translating to MSYFLELLINGSLTGLMYSLVALGVVLIYKSAGVPNLAQGAMVMSAAYVVWILNSSGVPMPLAIAIGAVIMFAFGMLAERFLLRKMVGQPIIMIVMLTLGLEIFLRGFGPGILGAAPKQISIGVSLTPIILGDIFINRIYLVGGIIALLLIGASALFFRTRMGTKLRAVSDDHISSWSVGISVERAIGVSWGIAGISALAAGVVWGSVQGVDWTLSELLFPAIAVVILGGLDSVLGVLIGGLIVGILGSVIPGYLDEIAGGGTRDVVTSVIILLTIMFRPYGILGREDIERV from the coding sequence ATGTCGTATTTCCTCGAACTTTTAATTAATGGCTCGCTCACGGGTTTGATGTATAGCCTAGTCGCCTTGGGCGTGGTGTTAATTTACAAATCAGCAGGTGTACCTAATCTGGCTCAGGGAGCCATGGTCATGTCTGCCGCCTATGTGGTCTGGATTTTAAACTCCAGTGGTGTGCCCATGCCCCTCGCCATTGCTATTGGTGCCGTCATTATGTTTGCTTTTGGGATGTTGGCTGAACGTTTTCTATTACGAAAAATGGTAGGTCAACCCATCATCATGATTGTGATGCTAACCCTAGGCTTAGAGATTTTCTTACGAGGCTTTGGTCCAGGAATCTTGGGGGCAGCGCCTAAACAAATCAGCATTGGGGTTTCATTAACTCCCATTATTCTGGGCGACATCTTTATTAACCGCATCTATTTAGTCGGCGGCATTATCGCCCTCTTGCTCATCGGTGCTTCTGCTCTGTTTTTCCGCACCCGAATGGGAACCAAATTACGCGCTGTCTCTGATGATCACATTTCCAGCTGGTCGGTGGGGATCTCTGTCGAACGCGCTATTGGGGTATCCTGGGGTATTGCAGGTATTTCAGCCTTAGCCGCAGGTGTTGTATGGGGGTCGGTGCAGGGCGTGGACTGGACACTATCTGAACTATTATTCCCTGCGATTGCCGTCGTGATTTTAGGCGGGCTTGACAGTGTGCTGGGGGTGCTCATCGGCGGCCTTATCGTAGGCATTCTAGGCAGTGTCATTCCGGGTTATTTAGATGAAATTGCAGGTGGTGGTACTCGCGACGTGGTGACTTCTGTCATTATTTTGCTGACCATCATGTTCCGCCCCTACGGCATTTTAGGTCGTGAAGACATCGAGAGGGTGTAA